The DNA window TGCGGCACTTGCGGATCCTCATGCATGTCTTGGCCGATGCCGTGGCCGATGAATTGGCGCACGACGGAGAAGCCGCGCGGCTCGGCGAGCGATTGGATCGCGTGGCCGATGTCGCCCATCCGGTTGCCAATGATCGCTTTCTCGATCGACGCATACAGCGATTCCTTCGTCGTGTCGAGCAAGCGCTGCGCTTCCTCGGACACTTTCCCGACGGCGTAAGACCAAGCCGAATCGGCGAGCCAGCCGTTCAAGTTGACGACCATGTCGATCGTGACGATGTCGCCTTCCTTCAACGGTCGGTCCGTCGGAAAACCGTGGCAGATTTCATCGTTCACCGAAGCGCATGTCGCATACGGAAAACCTTCAAACCCTTTTTGCTCAGGCGTCGCGCCGTGCTCACGCAAATAGTTTT is part of the Bacillales bacterium genome and encodes:
- the map gene encoding type I methionyl aminopeptidase, which codes for MLTLKSRREIEKMHEAGKLLASCHKEIRKRIQPGVTTLEIDRFVENYLREHGATPEQKGFEGFPYATCASVNDEICHGFPTDRPLKEGDIVTIDMVVNLNGWLADSAWSYAVGKVSEEAQRLLDTTKESLYASIEKAIIGNRMGDIGHAIQSLAEPRGFSVVRQFIGHGIGQDMHEDPQVP